The genomic DNA TTCACGGTGGCGATCGGGCCGCAAAACGCCTTCACCCGGCCGAACTTCAGAAATGGCAGGTCGCAGAAACGCACCAGCGCATCGTGCTGGTCGACTAGATCCGCGGTTTTCATCATTGTCGATCCTTTGCCGTTTTGCCGCCGGACGGAGGCCCTTGAAAATGGCGCATTCGATATCGTATGCATTGGTATACAAAATGGACGCGACCATGCCAAGCTATGACGTCCTGATTGCCGGAGGCGGAAACGCGGCCATGTGCGCGGCGGTAACGACCGCCAAGGCCGGCGCCCGCGTGCTGGTCGTCGAGGCGGCGCCGCGCGACTGGCGCGGCGGCAATACGAGGCATACGCGCAATCTGCGGCTCGCCCATGACGCGGCGACCGCCACGCTCACCGGCCCATACCCGGCAGACGAGTTCATGGACGACCTCTGGCGCGTCACCGGCGGCAAGACCGACGAGGAGCTGGCGCGGCTCACCATCGAGCAGTCGAAATCGCTGTGGGACTGGCTCGGCGGTGAGGGCGTTCTGTTTCAACCCTCGCTCGGCGGAACGCTGTCGCTGTCGCGCACCAACGCGTTCTTTCTCGGCGGCGGCAAGACGCTGCTCAGGGTGCTTTATCGCAAGGCCGAGGCGCTCGGCGTCGAGGTCCGCTACGGGGCCGAAGTCGTGGGGTTTGAGATCGAAGAGGGGACCTTCCGCGCCGCCGAGGTCGCGACGCAAGCGGGCGTTGAGCGCGTCGAGGCTGCGAGCCTGATCGCCGCTTCGGGCGGCTTCGAGGCCAATATCGAGTGGCTGAAGGAGGGCTGGGGGGAGGCTGCGGAAAATTTCCTGGTGCGGGGCACGCCCTACAACAAGGGCAAGGTCCTGAGGCTTCTGCTCGATGCCGGCGTGCGCTCCGTCGGCGAGGCGGACCAGTGCCACGCCGT from Hyphomicrobiales bacterium includes the following:
- the tcuA gene encoding FAD-dependent tricarballylate dehydrogenase TcuA, with the translated sequence MPSYDVLIAGGGNAAMCAAVTTAKAGARVLVVEAAPRDWRGGNTRHTRNLRLAHDAATATLTGPYPADEFMDDLWRVTGGKTDEELARLTIEQSKSLWDWLGGEGVLFQPSLGGTLSLSRTNAFFLGGGKTLLRVLYRKAEALGVEVRYGAEVVGFEIEEGTFRAAEVATQAGVERVEAASLIAASGGFEANIEWLKEGWGEAAENFLVRGTPYNKGKVLRLLLDAGVRSVGEADQCHAVAIDGRAPKFDGGIVTRLDCVPFGIVVNRDAERFYDEGEDFWPKRYAIWGRLVAGQPGQVGYAVIDAKSLDLFIPSVFPPEEAETIGGLAEKMGLDPAALQRTVGTFNAACRAGSFDMTVLDDCRTEGLEPAKSHWARPIDTPPFYGYPLRPGITFTYLGVGVNREARVLMDDGRPSSNMFAAGEIMAGNVLGQGYLAGLGMTIGAVFGRIAGGEAGAHFAP